The Anaeromicrobium sediminis genome has a window encoding:
- a CDS encoding 4Fe-4S ferredoxin produces the protein MKHKSHQKWSWIIIVTFFILSIVNIWFGLFGFVCMGMPIYHALRGRGKIHCSKYCPRGSFLGKFLPYISLNKTLPKFMRTKKFKNFVLILMITMFSISLYHSQLVPIKVAKAVFRLMFASFVVGNIMGVIFKPRSWCQICPMGHGTSLIKEAKEKKTSSN, from the coding sequence ATGAAACACAAGAGTCATCAAAAATGGAGTTGGATAATAATAGTTACGTTCTTTATACTCTCTATAGTAAATATATGGTTTGGTTTATTTGGGTTTGTGTGTATGGGTATGCCCATATATCATGCATTAAGAGGTAGGGGAAAAATACATTGTTCTAAATATTGTCCGAGAGGATCATTTTTGGGAAAGTTTCTTCCTTATATATCATTAAATAAAACTTTGCCCAAATTTATGAGAACTAAAAAATTTAAAAACTTTGTACTAATACTAATGATTACTATGTTTTCAATATCACTATATCATTCACAACTGGTACCAATTAAAGTTGCAAAGGCAGTCTTTAGATTAATGTTTGCATCATTTGTAGTTGGAAATATAATGGGAGTAATATTTAAACCTAGAAGTTGGTGCCAAATTTGTCCTATGGGTCACGGTACATCTCTAATAAAGGAAGCAAAAGAAAAGAAAACTTCTAGCAATTAA
- a CDS encoding glutaredoxin family protein: MNKNVLVYSSDSCIYCKEAKEYLNSKGVDFEEKNVSKDMTARKELMKMGFMSVPIIKVDDEVIQGFNKEKLEDLLK, encoded by the coding sequence ATGAATAAAAATGTATTAGTTTACTCAAGTGATTCATGCATATATTGTAAGGAAGCCAAGGAATATCTAAATTCTAAAGGAGTAGATTTTGAAGAGAAAAACGTATCAAAAGATATGACAGCAAGAAAAGAATTAATGAAGATGGGTTTTATGAGTGTACCTATTATAAAAGTAGATGATGAGGTTATACAAGGGTTTAATAAGGAAAAATTAGAAGATCTATTAAAATAA
- a CDS encoding iron-sulfur cluster biosynthesis family protein → MSISVSEKAEKMIKEQKIEDKFLRIDMRGFGUGGPRFGLALDESKKSEDYEQEVNGIKILVEQDLLNQFESFNIDYSNSWIGKGFVVKAGVKGSKC, encoded by the coding sequence ATGAGTATATCTGTTTCTGAAAAAGCAGAAAAAATGATAAAAGAACAAAAAATAGAAGATAAATTCTTAAGAATTGATATGAGAGGGTTTGGCTGAGGTGGCCCTAGATTTGGATTGGCTCTGGATGAGTCAAAGAAAAGTGAAGATTATGAACAAGAGGTTAATGGTATTAAAATATTAGTGGAACAAGATTTATTAAATCAATTTGAAAGTTTCAATATAGACTATTCAAATAGTTGGATTGGTAAAGGTTTTGTTGTTAAAGCAGGAGTAAAAGGATCAAAGTGTTAA